The Halomicronema hongdechloris C2206 genome includes a window with the following:
- a CDS encoding DUF3155 domain-containing protein, which yields MARRRKRKSRRRLEGRRILECVPQYSIESGAEKPVTAARNFIHSEGIAPPALLLVKRNEHTTDRYFWAEKGLFGAQYVEENHFLFPSLRLLMGEDEEVAGLSSVTR from the coding sequence TTGGCAAGGAGACGTAAGCGTAAGAGTCGCCGTCGTTTGGAAGGGCGCCGGATTTTGGAGTGTGTCCCTCAATATAGTATCGAGAGTGGTGCCGAGAAACCGGTTACCGCTGCTCGAAATTTTATTCACTCAGAGGGGATTGCGCCACCGGCACTCTTGCTGGTGAAACGCAATGAGCACACTACAGACCGGTATTTTTGGGCTGAGAAGGGGCTATTTGGGGCCCAGTATGTGGAGGAAAACCATTTCCTCTTTCCTAGTCTACGCCTACTTATGGGTGAAGACGAGGAAGTCGCTGGCCTGAGTTCTGTTACCCGATAG
- a CDS encoding pyridoxal-phosphate-dependent aminotransferase family protein: MTSTLSVPNPGIQDTHRCQLSPLAVPERLLLGPGPSNADATVVAAMNRQPIGHLDPAYLTLMDEVQELLRYAWQTDNAMTYPVPGTGSAAMEATLANGIEPGDVVLVGVNGYFGHRLVDMARRYGAEVRTITQAWGQPFSLQELEKALDQHRPNLLALVHAETSTGVRQPLEGVGDLCHQRDCLLLVDTVTSLGGMPIFLDAWQVDLAYSCSQKGLSCPPGVSPFTMSSRAVAKLEQRQTPVANWYLDATLLRKYWGSERVYHHTAPINLTYALREALRLLAEEGLDARWQRHQQTAEKLWAGLEAMGLSCHVAQEFRLPTLTTVRVPDGVEAKAVAQQLLLEHNIEIGGGLGDLAGQVWRIGLMGANSYPEKVDTLLQALKQVLVP; the protein is encoded by the coding sequence ATGACTTCAACCTTGTCTGTCCCTAACCCTGGGATCCAAGATACTCACCGCTGCCAGCTCTCTCCCTTAGCGGTGCCAGAGCGCCTGCTACTGGGGCCAGGGCCATCCAATGCCGATGCCACCGTAGTGGCAGCAATGAATCGACAGCCCATTGGCCATTTGGATCCAGCCTATCTGACCCTGATGGACGAAGTGCAGGAGCTGCTGCGCTATGCTTGGCAAACGGATAATGCCATGACCTATCCGGTGCCAGGGACGGGCTCGGCAGCCATGGAGGCAACTCTGGCCAATGGCATCGAGCCGGGCGATGTGGTCTTAGTCGGGGTGAATGGTTACTTTGGCCATCGCTTAGTGGATATGGCTAGGCGCTATGGGGCCGAGGTGCGCACCATTACCCAGGCCTGGGGACAGCCGTTTAGCTTGCAGGAACTGGAAAAGGCCTTAGATCAGCACCGGCCTAACCTGCTGGCCTTAGTCCATGCTGAAACGTCGACTGGGGTACGACAGCCCCTAGAGGGCGTGGGCGACCTGTGTCATCAGCGAGATTGCTTATTGCTGGTAGACACGGTGACCAGTCTGGGCGGAATGCCCATTTTCTTGGATGCCTGGCAGGTGGATCTGGCCTACAGCTGTAGCCAAAAGGGGCTGAGCTGCCCCCCTGGGGTCTCGCCTTTTACCATGAGCTCCCGGGCCGTGGCCAAACTAGAGCAGCGACAGACCCCAGTGGCCAATTGGTACTTAGATGCCACCCTGTTGCGCAAGTATTGGGGGAGCGAGCGCGTGTATCATCACACTGCCCCGATTAATCTCACCTATGCCCTGCGAGAAGCCCTGCGGCTGCTGGCAGAGGAGGGGCTGGACGCGCGTTGGCAACGGCATCAGCAGACGGCTGAGAAACTGTGGGCTGGCCTGGAGGCCATGGGGCTCAGCTGCCATGTGGCCCAGGAGTTTCGCCTACCGACCCTGACCACGGTGAGGGTCCCCGATGGCGTTGAGGCTAAGGCGGTGGCTCAGCAATTGCTGTTGGAGCACAATATCGAGATTGGCGGCGGCTTGGGTGATCTGGCCGGTCAGGTCTGGCGCATTGGTCTGATGGGAGCCAATAGTTATCCTGAGAAGGTAGATACCTTGCTGCAAGCGCTGAAACAGGTGTTAGTCCCTTAG
- a CDS encoding GAF domain-containing sensor histidine kinase yields MPTSSEFIALCQSQVLLLTQSFGATSTVVYLAEQWVDHDNPGLVPVVAYPDLPGDWHDLYWDRPLEAGQLPELSTLSLDQKFSLKKPTSALPASSSEPLPEDYPGQVKPVNRVEQEHHAADHQVVLPMVHDDHVVGLLVSVRQRSAWQPEERQQLEGVAQTLALARVLDQRGQWLQQQLQQRQSLQQQQSETFHDLLHQLRNPLTALRTFGKLLLRRLQSDDANQSVITGIVRESDRIRDLLTQLEGTVRDGDATLDRASLSAGEETSFSAGQAKALPPANVSVVRVSPQPCQIASVLTPLVTSAAAMAQEQQIDFHWEIPDGLPPVWGDGRALQEVFSNLMDNAVKYSPKDGVVWVQAGLFRDADSPMQGVLVADRGPGIPAQDQAHIFERRYRGVQNQGQVPGTGLGLAIAHDLIQQLGGCIDVYSPLSHSGIELPTPPNSKNLGPGTAFIVWLPSLAVPFTEAPTLGNP; encoded by the coding sequence ATGCCGACTAGCTCAGAATTTATCGCGCTGTGTCAATCACAGGTACTGCTGCTGACCCAAAGTTTCGGGGCAACGTCGACGGTAGTGTACCTGGCAGAACAGTGGGTCGATCACGATAACCCGGGGTTGGTGCCTGTGGTGGCCTATCCTGATTTGCCAGGGGATTGGCATGATCTGTACTGGGATAGGCCTCTGGAGGCGGGGCAGTTGCCGGAGCTATCCACGTTATCCTTAGACCAGAAATTTTCCCTGAAAAAGCCCACGTCTGCGCTGCCAGCGTCATCATCAGAGCCCCTGCCAGAGGATTACCCAGGGCAGGTCAAGCCCGTAAACCGAGTGGAGCAAGAACATCATGCTGCCGACCATCAGGTGGTTTTACCCATGGTTCATGACGACCATGTGGTCGGTTTATTGGTTAGTGTCCGGCAGCGTTCGGCTTGGCAGCCAGAGGAGCGTCAACAGTTAGAAGGAGTGGCCCAAACCCTAGCCTTGGCAAGGGTATTGGATCAGCGGGGACAATGGTTGCAGCAACAGCTGCAGCAGAGACAGTCTCTGCAGCAACAGCAATCTGAGACCTTCCACGATTTACTTCATCAGCTGCGCAATCCCCTGACGGCCCTACGCACCTTCGGCAAACTGCTGCTAAGGCGCTTACAATCAGACGATGCCAACCAGTCGGTGATCACCGGGATTGTTCGCGAAAGCGATCGCATCCGCGATCTACTCACTCAACTGGAGGGGACGGTCAGAGATGGAGATGCGACCCTAGACAGGGCGTCACTCTCTGCTGGCGAGGAGACCTCCTTTTCGGCTGGTCAGGCTAAGGCACTACCGCCAGCCAATGTCTCAGTAGTCAGGGTGTCGCCCCAGCCTTGTCAGATAGCATCTGTGTTGACACCGTTGGTGACGTCGGCGGCAGCCATGGCTCAAGAGCAGCAGATTGATTTTCACTGGGAAATCCCCGATGGGCTGCCGCCAGTGTGGGGAGACGGACGGGCCTTACAAGAGGTGTTTAGTAACCTCATGGACAATGCCGTGAAATATTCCCCCAAAGACGGCGTAGTCTGGGTGCAAGCCGGTCTCTTTCGAGATGCCGATTCCCCCATGCAAGGAGTCTTGGTGGCGGATCGAGGGCCGGGCATTCCGGCCCAGGATCAGGCCCATATCTTTGAACGGCGCTATCGGGGAGTACAGAATCAAGGTCAGGTGCCTGGAACGGGTTTGGGGTTAGCCATTGCCCATGATCTGATTCAGCAACTAGGTGGCTGCATTGATGTGTATAGTCCCTTAAGCCATAGTGGCATTGAGCTGCCGACCCCACCTAACTCCAAGAACCTGGGACCTGGGACGGCTTTCATTGTGTGGCTGCCCAGCCTAGCCGTGCCATTTACAGAAGCGCCTACCCTGGGTAATCCCTAA
- a CDS encoding C40 family peptidase has product MALDPTHQYRCQAPLNLYKTPDCQALVTQARGGRYLRRLPDTGETAVRVCLCEDDYPGWLAIADLPHLVPAKRPYMAPAWNTAAVQAQLPAVIAFTKAAMAQPNHYLWGGTLGPNYDCSGLIQTAFASVGIPLPRDSYQQAAFAHPVDLEALHPGDLIFFGRPRVNHVALYLGDGQYIHSSGKDQGRNGIGIDSLWHLEDPISRTYAQQVCQAGRITHGYQPGGQPLV; this is encoded by the coding sequence ATGGCATTAGACCCAACGCATCAGTATCGCTGTCAGGCGCCACTGAATCTCTACAAAACCCCCGATTGTCAGGCCTTGGTTACCCAGGCCAGGGGCGGTCGCTATCTGCGTCGCTTGCCCGACACCGGCGAGACTGCCGTGCGGGTGTGCCTCTGTGAGGACGATTATCCCGGCTGGCTTGCGATCGCAGATCTGCCCCATCTGGTCCCAGCCAAGAGACCCTACATGGCTCCTGCCTGGAACACCGCTGCCGTCCAGGCCCAACTTCCTGCCGTCATCGCCTTCACCAAGGCAGCCATGGCCCAGCCAAACCACTACCTCTGGGGCGGCACCCTCGGTCCTAACTACGACTGCTCTGGCCTGATTCAAACCGCCTTTGCCTCAGTAGGCATCCCTCTACCGCGCGACTCTTACCAGCAAGCCGCCTTTGCTCACCCCGTCGACCTTGAGGCTCTCCACCCCGGGGACCTAATCTTCTTTGGTCGCCCTCGTGTCAACCATGTGGCGTTATATTTAGGAGATGGACAATACATCCATAGTTCCGGCAAAGACCAGGGACGCAATGGCATTGGCATCGATTCCCTCTGGCACCTAGAGGATCCCATCAGCCGCACCTATGCCCAGCAAGTCTGCCAAGCCGGCCGCATCACCCACGGCTATCAACCAGGCGGTCAGCCACTGGTATAA
- a CDS encoding ATP-binding protein, whose product MALDLNRFYEACDPTQPLRDARYYIDFSTVRGGDIVQELERKIARLSRHRPTTQLFTGHIGCGKSTELFRLRNSLEKQGFQVVYFESDRDLEMADVEISDILLSIARNASQHLETMGLGLRPNYLQSLFQTLATTLRTPMDLSEVSFSVGIANLTATAKQSPDMRSQLRQYLEPRTRSILNAINDELLIPANERLQQRSQQGLVVIMDNLDRIDSTPRGARLQSEYLFVDRGEQLKQLACHVVYTIPLELMFSNDLVRLANRFGINPLVLPMVPVQNRQGQTDLAGLALLQQMVMVRAFPDLNVNERIDRVTDVFDGLDTLNRLCQVSGGHMRNLVRLLDGCLRKQDPPFPQATLEAVIRTERDSLMGLISDEEWTSLLQAVSRQDVQGDDDYNVLVRSLFLYEYRDRQGRWFGLNPLLAETERYRRWQQGLSTSADKV is encoded by the coding sequence ATGGCCCTCGACCTCAACCGCTTCTACGAAGCCTGCGACCCCACCCAGCCCCTGCGGGACGCTCGCTACTACATCGACTTCTCCACCGTTCGCGGCGGCGACATCGTCCAGGAATTGGAGCGGAAAATTGCTCGCCTTTCCCGCCATCGACCCACGACTCAACTTTTTACCGGCCATATCGGCTGTGGCAAATCCACCGAACTCTTTCGCCTGAGAAATAGTCTAGAGAAACAGGGGTTTCAGGTCGTTTATTTCGAGTCGGATCGCGATCTGGAAATGGCCGACGTGGAAATTTCAGACATTCTTCTTAGCATTGCCCGCAATGCCAGCCAACATCTAGAGACCATGGGTCTGGGGCTGCGGCCCAATTACCTACAATCCCTATTTCAGACTCTTGCCACCACCTTGCGCACCCCCATGGACCTCTCGGAGGTGAGTTTTTCCGTGGGCATTGCCAACCTCACGGCCACCGCCAAACAAAGTCCCGACATGCGCAGTCAGTTGCGGCAGTACCTAGAACCCCGTACCCGCAGCATTCTCAACGCCATCAACGACGAACTGCTCATTCCTGCCAATGAGCGGCTGCAGCAACGGTCCCAACAGGGACTAGTGGTGATCATGGATAACTTAGATCGCATCGACAGTACCCCGCGGGGAGCACGGCTGCAGTCGGAATATTTGTTTGTGGATCGGGGTGAGCAGCTGAAACAGTTGGCCTGCCACGTGGTCTACACCATTCCACTGGAGTTGATGTTCTCCAACGACTTGGTACGGTTGGCCAATCGGTTTGGCATCAATCCCCTGGTGTTGCCCATGGTGCCGGTACAGAATCGCCAGGGCCAAACAGACTTAGCTGGCCTAGCCTTGCTGCAGCAGATGGTAATGGTACGGGCCTTTCCGGACCTGAATGTGAATGAGCGGATTGATCGAGTTACCGATGTCTTCGATGGCCTCGACACCCTTAATCGCCTGTGTCAGGTCAGTGGCGGCCACATGCGCAACCTGGTGCGACTGTTAGACGGGTGCCTGCGCAAACAAGACCCTCCCTTTCCTCAGGCCACTCTAGAGGCCGTGATTCGCACCGAACGGGACAGCCTCATGGGCCTAATCAGCGATGAGGAATGGACTTCTCTGCTACAGGCCGTCTCGCGACAGGATGTCCAGGGCGATGACGACTACAATGTGTTGGTCCGTAGCCTTTTCCTCTATGAATACCGGGATCGCCAGGGACGCTGGTTTGGTCTCAATCCGCTGCTGGCCGAGACTGAACGCTATCGCCGCTGGCAGCAAGGGCTGTCAACATCAGCAGATAAAGTTTAG
- a CDS encoding transglutaminase domain-containing protein, whose product MQLTAGCHISFTATAPAPLILMLRPRSGFAQWVMKEEYLLQPQVPVVEYTDSYGNLCQRLIVPEGALAVSTTVQVETADHVDVQPGAPFVPIQHLPETALQFLLPSRYCQSDSLAELASEIVADSRPGYDQVDTIRQWIHSHIQYAYGASDVSTSAVETARHRVGVCRDFAHLGIALCRSLNIPARMVVGYLYQLEPMDLHAWFEAFVGDHWYVFDASQSELRGNRIAIAYGRDAADVALATQFGPITLTDMQVWVDAVAPQ is encoded by the coding sequence ATGCAACTGACTGCTGGATGTCATATTTCTTTCACGGCAACGGCTCCAGCTCCTTTAATCTTAATGCTCAGGCCCCGCAGTGGGTTTGCCCAATGGGTAATGAAGGAAGAATATTTATTGCAGCCTCAAGTTCCCGTTGTCGAGTATACCGACAGCTATGGCAATTTATGCCAACGGTTGATTGTGCCAGAGGGAGCCCTGGCGGTCAGCACAACAGTGCAGGTGGAAACTGCAGATCATGTTGATGTGCAACCAGGGGCGCCCTTTGTTCCCATTCAACACTTACCGGAGACAGCCCTACAATTTTTGTTGCCGAGTCGCTATTGTCAATCAGATAGTTTGGCAGAACTGGCCAGTGAAATCGTTGCCGATAGTCGGCCAGGATATGATCAAGTAGACACCATTCGCCAGTGGATTCACAGTCATATTCAGTATGCCTATGGTGCTAGCGATGTCTCCACCTCAGCAGTTGAAACGGCCCGCCATCGCGTTGGAGTCTGCCGTGATTTTGCCCATTTAGGCATTGCACTATGCCGCAGTTTAAATATCCCTGCCCGCATGGTAGTGGGCTATTTATATCAATTAGAACCGATGGATTTACACGCTTGGTTTGAAGCGTTTGTCGGGGATCATTGGTATGTCTTCGATGCCAGTCAATCGGAGTTGCGGGGTAATCGTATCGCCATTGCCTATGGTCGCGACGCCGCGGATGTGGCCTTGGCCACCCAATTTGGGCCCATCACCTTGACTGATATGCAGGTGTGGGTGGATGCGGTGGCTCCCCAGTGA